Proteins co-encoded in one Phycodurus eques isolate BA_2022a chromosome 14, UOR_Pequ_1.1, whole genome shotgun sequence genomic window:
- the ccdc28b gene encoding coiled-coil domain-containing protein 28B isoform X2: MEDKRKKRSPKVSLPQPPPPPINPRKLSVLPASKSATFSLGLPQPPSPKNRGKYKRSAGAAGQAKEVFAGVVAPPKTTRAHKERPRPPQPAGPSKVVQSSPLQHSFLTDVSDVREMEGGLLNLLNDFHSGKLQAFGKVCSFEQLEHVREMQEKLARLHFSMDSHVEELSEDQRKCASDRNLEHLLCNTKAPLG; this comes from the exons ATGGAGGACAAGCGCAAGAAGCGGAGCCCCAAAGTGTCCCTCCCGCAGCCCCCGCCTCCTCCCATCAACCCACGCAAGCTCTCGGTCCTGCCTGCCAGCAAAAGCGCCACCTTCTCTCTCGGCCTGCCGCAGCCCCCGTCCCCTAAAAACCGAGGCAAGTACAAAAGGTCCGCAGGGGCGGCGGGACAGGCCAAAGAGGTGTTCGCGGGCGTGGTGGCTCCACCCAAGACGACCAG GGCCCACAAGGAGAGGCCCAGGCCCCCCCAGCCTGCAGGACCCAGTAAAGTAGTGCAGTCCTCCCCGCTGCAGCACTCCTTTCTTACCGACGTCTCTGATGTGAGAGAGATGGAAGGAGGCCTCTTGAACCTTCTCAATGACTTCCACTCGGGCAAACTGCAGGCTTTTG gcaaGGTGTGCTCCTTCGAGCAACTGGAGCACGTGCGCGAGATGCAGGAGAAGCTGGCGCGACTTCACTTCAGCATGGACAGCCACGTGGAGGAGCTTTCCGAGGACCAGAGGAAGTGCGCCTCCGACCGCAACCTGGAGCACCTGCTCTGCAAC